The Sphingomonas sp. NBWT7 nucleotide sequence CGCCAGATCGAAGGGTCGTAGGCCCTCGCGGTCGCCGCGCGCCGCTTCCGTCGCGGCGATGTCGAGTAGCGATTCGAGGAGGGCCGTGATGCCGCGCACGTCGCGACTTACCAGGCCGACCGTTTCGGAGACCTGCTCCTCGCTGGGCGCGCGCGGCAGCCGCTTAAGCCGGGTTTCCAGGTGAAGGAGAGGGGTGCGGATCTCGTGCGCGATCTGGTCGGTTACATGGCGCTGTGCTTCGACAAGCGCCTCCAGCCGGGCCAGAGCGCGGCCGCTCTGGCGAGTGAGCTCGCCGATCTCGTCGGTGCTACGGTCGCCGATAAGTGCTGTGACCTCGGCAGTCCCGGCAGCGCGATAGGCCCGGTTAACACGCGCGATCCGCCGCTGGAGCACGCGCGCACGCCAGGTGGCGAGCAGCAGCACCGCCGCTACAATCGCCGCAGCGCCAGCCGCGAAAGCCAGCGCTAGCCGCCTCAGAGTCGCGCGCTCCGGGGCGTCCTCACGCGCTACCAATAGCTCGACGCCTGGCCCCAGCATGGTCGTCCGCGCATAGCCGGTTCGCCCTCCCCCGAGCACCACAGTTCCCAAGGCCGATTGCGCTGCTGCAAGTGGCAGGTCCGCGGCGAGGTCACCCGCGACCTTACGACCGTCGATGAACAGTCGGTAATGCGGTTGGCGTCCGTCACGCGCGATCGGCAATTCACGGTCCGCGATACGCGCGATGAGCTCGGTGCGTCCGCTGGTGGCATAGATGTCAGCGAGCCCAGCTAGGTCGGCGTCGGTGCCGGCTGCCAGCCCAGCGCGCAGGCTCCCCGTGACGCTGGAATGGACCACTACATACAGCGCGACCGTTGCAACCACCGCGATCAGCGCTACCCACAGCGCCGACCGGACAACAAGCGATCGCGTCCAGGCTGGAACAGCTTCCATCACCGCCCCAGGCGTCACTGCCCCTCGGTCAATCGGTACCCGACACCCCAGATCGTCTCCAGTGCCGGTCCCGAGAAACCCTCTTCCAGCTTGCGACGAAGCCGGCCGATGTTAACATCGACGACGTTGGTCTGGGGATCGAAATTCATGTTCCACACGTCGCGCAGCAGCATTTCGCGGGTCACCGCATACCCAGCATTTTCCATGAAGTAGCGGAACAGCTCGAACTCCTTGGGGCTCAGGGCGATGTAGCGGTTGTCGCGGAATGCGGTGCGCGCTTTCAGGTGACACTCGAACGCGCCGTGGATCAGCACCGCGCTGTGCGTCCGCCGCCCTGCACGGCGGTGCAGCGCGCGGATGCGGACGATCAGTTCCTCGGTTTGATAGGGCTTTGACAGATAGTCGTCCGCGCCCGCCTCGATCCCCTCGCATCGGTCCTGTGACCGGCCGAGCGCCGATAAGATCAGGATTGGAACGTCGATTCCCGCCTCGCGCAGCCGCCGTGTCACTGCGATCCCGTCGGTGTCCGGGAGCATCCGGTCTAGGATGATAACATCGAAAGGTTCAGCCGACGCGCGGCGCAGGCCGGCGGCGCCGTTGTCCTCCCAGATCACCCTGTCGCCCTCCGACGCCGCGAGCGCCAGGACTCCGCTCGCGGCAACCCGGTCATCCTCGATGTACAACAGATTGAGCTTGCTCATCGGCCTTGCCCCCCCACGCGATACTACGCACCGATCGTCGTAGGGCTCAAGCGCCGCAATCCGGCTCGCCTGGTGGGGCGCCCGGCACCAGTGACAAACACTGTTAGGTCCGCCGCCGCTAGCCGCCTCACCCCGAATAACAGGCTTTGTCACTGGCGCGCGTGACCCCGTCCGGCGACCTTGACGACAAGGTCGCAGCATCGGCGCGGCGGGGAGAAAGTCATGATCGATCATCTGTTTTACGCGGCGTCGCCGCTTGTCCGGCATCGTTCGATCGATCGGCCCGCCGGCGGCAGCGATGGCACGCGCCATCCGTCATTTACCCACGCGGGCACCCCGATCGCCATCGTCTGGCGCCCACTAACCATCGCACTCGAGAAGAAGACAAAGAAGATGTCGTATCATCGTATTCTCGCCGGCATGATCGCCGCCAGCGCCCTGACAACCGCACCCGCGGCCTCGGCGCAGCAGGCCGTCTCGGCTACCCCCGCCCCGGTCCTGACGGCGCAGGACGACGCATCGATGGGATGCTCGGCACTCGGCGTCGAGATGGCGCGCGCCGCGCAGCAGTTCGCTACGGCACAGGCCCCCACCGCGCTAACCACGACCCCGGTTTATACCGCCGTACTATCGCCGCTGGATGAGGCTGGTCGCGCGTACCAGGCGCAGCAGAACGCCCAGCAGCTCGGCAACGTCCAGGCGCTGGCCGCGCGCGGTGGGGTCAGCCGCGGTGCCGCGACCGCAGCGATCGGCAGCGTTGCCGCACTCCAGCAGGTCGCAGCCAATGGCGGCAATGTCCAGGACGCCGCTAGCTCGGTCGCGGGTGACATGGTCGGCAACCAGCTCGCCAAGAACATCCCCGGCGGTAAGCTGATCGGCGGCATGATGGGCGGGTTGTTCAAGAAGAAGAAGCCGGCGCCGGTAGCGGCGGTCGCCGCTGCGCCGGCCGGCAGCGCTGCGCAGGCCCGGCTGACCTATCTGGGCGCGCTCTACCAGGCGAAGGGCTGCAAATAGATTGGGTGCTCCGCCGCGCGATGCGCCGGACGCTCATCGCGCGGCGCCACGCGGCGCAGCGGTGCCACGACAAGGGATTGATCGGCGGACCGGTCGGAACCGGCATGGGCTGGCAGCTCAATTCACGCCGGCATCGTGCCCGAACGCTCCGGCGATCCGCCGATGAGGGGACCGGCAGACCGGTCCTCGCGGAAGAAAAGGGAAGTCAGCAGTGACGCAGGTGATATGGCTGCTCGCCGCAACGGCGTGCCTCGGCACGCCGGCTGCGGCATCGGCGCAAACCGACGACGTGGTGGTGCGGGCATTGGCGCTCCACCAAGCCGGCAAAGCGAGCGAGGCCGTCGCCCTCCTGCTGCCACTGGAGGCGCAACGCGCGGGCGACCCCGACTATGACTATGCGCTGGGCCTCGCCGCCGCCGATGCCGGGCTTCCGGGCGTCGCGCTGCCGGCGTTCCAGCGAGTGCTCGCCCGCCAGCCGGGCAACGCACAAGCGCGCGCCGAAATCGCGCGGGTCTATGCCATGGCAGGCGATATCGACACTGCCCGTGCCGAGTTCGACACGGTCGTCGCCGACCCGTCGCTGCCCGATCCTGTGCGCCAGCGGTTCGACCGGATGGTCCGCGGCTATGATCGCCAGATCGCCGGCGGCGGCAGCACGCTGAGCGGCTTCGTCGATGCCGAGGGCGGGTATGACAGCAACATCAACCAGGCGACGGCGCTTGGCACGATAACGCTGCCGGCGTTCGCGTTCCTCGGCCCGGCAACGTTGGGCGGCGCTGCGCGGCGGATCGATGCCGGGTTCGGCCAGCTCCAGGCCGGGCTCAGCGCGCAGTACGGGCTATCGCGCCAGACCCGCGTTTTTGCCTCAGCGCTGGGATTCGCGCGCGAAAATGTCGACGAT carries:
- a CDS encoding HAMP domain-containing sensor histidine kinase encodes the protein MEAVPAWTRSLVVRSALWVALIAVVATVALYVVVHSSVTGSLRAGLAAGTDADLAGLADIYATSGRTELIARIADRELPIARDGRQPHYRLFIDGRKVAGDLAADLPLAAAQSALGTVVLGGGRTGYARTTMLGPGVELLVAREDAPERATLRRLALAFAAGAAAIVAAVLLLATWRARVLQRRIARVNRAYRAAGTAEVTALIGDRSTDEIGELTRQSGRALARLEALVEAQRHVTDQIAHEIRTPLLHLETRLKRLPRAPSEEQVSETVGLVSRDVRGITALLESLLDIAATEAARGDREGLRPFDLAQLVGDLAEVYRGSMEEADLAFHVAIHPGARLVGDPPQIGRLLANLLDNAIKYVPAGGEVVLEVAADGRVTVADNGPGIPADRVERVFERFGRAPSAAGIAGHGLGLALARAIALRHDLSLTLEPSGRGCRFSLSPEERP
- a CDS encoding response regulator transcription factor yields the protein MSKLNLLYIEDDRVAASGVLALAASEGDRVIWEDNGAAGLRRASAEPFDVIILDRMLPDTDGIAVTRRLREAGIDVPILILSALGRSQDRCEGIEAGADDYLSKPYQTEELIVRIRALHRRAGRRTHSAVLIHGAFECHLKARTAFRDNRYIALSPKEFELFRYFMENAGYAVTREMLLRDVWNMNFDPQTNVVDVNIGRLRRKLEEGFSGPALETIWGVGYRLTEGQ
- a CDS encoding surface lipoprotein assembly modifier, producing the protein MTQVIWLLAATACLGTPAAASAQTDDVVVRALALHQAGKASEAVALLLPLEAQRAGDPDYDYALGLAAADAGLPGVALPAFQRVLARQPGNAQARAEIARVYAMAGDIDTARAEFDTVVADPSLPDPVRQRFDRMVRGYDRQIAGGGSTLSGFVDAEGGYDSNINQATALGTITLPAFAFLGPATLGGAARRIDAGFGQLQAGLSAQYGLSRQTRVFASALGFARENVDDRDFDQAAITGTAGIGKTLANRDVVSLAAQVQQFWLGHDPYRASYGAIGQYTHRLSGGQALSISASYTRLEYRGDRLRDADRVGVSASYVGRTVSATLNGGTERTTNRPARHLSNEFIGLQVGLERPLSRTVALTGSASVEHRDYAGADPLFLRGRNDTQIDASLGLRVVLASGISARPRIGWSRNVSNLDLYDYRRVTASFGLRAEF